One Ignavibacterium sp. DNA segment encodes these proteins:
- the pafA gene encoding alkaline phosphatase PafA, with protein MKVQKIFSTVFLIVLFSIPVFSQNIERPKLVVGIVVDQMRYEYLYRFYQFYGNDGFKRLLNDGSNFTFAHYNYEATSTALGHASIYTGTTPFYHGIIGNSWYDKFLKKTINCVGDPNEQSVGCDNDNGQRSPRRLLSTTITDQLKLATNGKSKVISVSIKDRSAILPGGHMPDGAFWYDGKTGRFISSTYYHSELPQWVKDFNNKNYSDLYLTKKWELSLPETNYQINPPDDSPYEPDLFNEGKTSFPHSFEKVEHKERYYRLISTPFGNQILNDLAISALAGENLGKGDVTDFLAVSFSTPDIIGHEFGTHSYELMDNYIKLDRQIADFLNAIDAQVGKGNYLLFLTADHAALETQSYLRDNRVPVGDLNHKAFSDSIKLFVQRTFGSSEIIADHSNRQIFLNHDLIRNNKLNLQLIRTELVEYMRETFPQLTSIFTRDYLDTQVASRDQKNLTVNGFHPTYSGDIAYDLQPGYLPDYKKTGTSHGTIFSYDTHIPIIFYGWNIPAQTINTPVYIVDIAPTIADLLKITEPSASIGIPIIKH; from the coding sequence ATGAAAGTTCAAAAAATTTTTTCTACAGTTTTTCTTATTGTACTCTTTTCTATACCGGTTTTTTCACAAAATATTGAGCGCCCTAAATTAGTTGTCGGTATTGTAGTGGATCAGATGCGATACGAATATCTTTACCGCTTCTATCAATTTTATGGTAACGATGGATTTAAAAGATTACTAAATGACGGCTCTAACTTTACATTTGCACATTATAATTATGAAGCAACCAGCACAGCATTAGGGCATGCATCTATCTATACCGGAACAACGCCGTTTTATCATGGAATAATTGGTAATAGCTGGTATGATAAATTTCTGAAAAAAACAATCAACTGCGTCGGTGACCCAAATGAACAAAGTGTCGGCTGCGATAATGATAACGGACAACGATCACCAAGAAGATTATTATCTACAACCATAACCGATCAATTGAAGCTTGCAACTAACGGCAAATCAAAGGTCATTTCAGTTTCAATAAAAGACCGTTCTGCTATTCTGCCGGGCGGGCATATGCCCGATGGGGCTTTCTGGTACGATGGTAAAACCGGCAGGTTTATCAGCTCTACTTACTACCATTCAGAATTGCCTCAATGGGTAAAAGATTTTAACAATAAAAATTATTCCGATCTATACTTAACAAAGAAGTGGGAGTTGTCTTTACCGGAAACTAATTATCAAATCAATCCGCCGGATGATTCACCTTATGAACCGGATCTTTTTAATGAAGGAAAAACTTCTTTTCCTCATTCTTTTGAAAAGGTAGAGCACAAAGAGCGTTATTACAGATTGATATCAACTCCGTTTGGCAATCAGATATTGAATGATCTTGCAATATCGGCTCTTGCAGGCGAAAATCTCGGCAAAGGCGATGTTACAGATTTTTTAGCAGTTAGTTTTTCTACACCGGATATAATCGGGCATGAATTTGGAACTCATTCTTATGAGCTTATGGATAATTACATTAAACTCGACCGGCAAATTGCTGACTTTCTAAATGCCATTGATGCACAGGTTGGAAAAGGAAATTATTTATTGTTTTTAACCGCGGATCATGCTGCACTTGAAACGCAATCATATCTTCGTGATAATAGAGTGCCTGTTGGCGACTTAAATCATAAAGCTTTTTCTGATTCAATTAAATTATTTGTTCAGCGAACATTCGGCAGTTCTGAAATAATTGCTGATCATTCAAACAGACAGATATTTTTAAATCATGATTTAATCAGAAACAACAAACTTAATTTGCAGTTAATCCGGACAGAATTGGTTGAATATATGAGAGAAACTTTTCCTCAACTGACATCAATTTTTACAAGAGATTATCTGGATACACAGGTTGCTTCAAGGGATCAAAAAAATCTTACAGTAAATGGATTTCATCCGACTTACTCCGGAGATATTGCTTATGATCTGCAGCCGGGTTATTTACCAGACTATAAGAAAACAGGAACTTCACACGGAACAATTTTCAGCTACGATACACATATCCCAATAATTTTTTATGGGTGGAATATTCCTGCACAAACAATAAATACGCCTGTTTATATTGTTGATATAGCTCCGACAATCGCTGATCTTCTAAAAATTACTGAGCCAAGTGCATCTATTGGAATACCAATTATAAAACATTGA
- a CDS encoding radical SAM protein encodes MNFIPSYKKLLQKGELQKRVELAYNDLISCTCCPLDCKVNRIEGELGICVSGYLPIVSSYTPHFGEEPVLSGKKGAGNIFFGNCNLKCIYCQNFEISQNYKSERLHQVSHERLSEIMLELQGKGCHNIGLVSPTHFSSTILKSIYLAAEKGLNLPIIYNTNGYDSVEILKLYDGVIDIYLPDIKYGNNEYAKKYSHVDNYFKYAKEAIKEMFRQVGDELVYKDNVLVRGLIIRHLVLPNDLSDTEKVFKFIAEELSPNVHISLMSQYYPTNKAYKDILLNRILRYSEYKRALELLDKYGLCKGWIQEMESPSNYLPYFNQDRVNPFNN; translated from the coding sequence ATGAATTTTATTCCGTCATATAAAAAACTTTTGCAAAAAGGAGAGCTGCAAAAAAGAGTTGAGCTTGCTTATAATGATTTAATTTCCTGTACTTGCTGTCCGTTAGATTGCAAGGTTAACAGAATCGAAGGCGAACTTGGGATTTGTGTAAGCGGATATCTGCCGATTGTTTCTTCTTACACACCGCATTTTGGCGAGGAACCTGTTTTATCGGGAAAGAAAGGTGCTGGAAATATTTTTTTTGGTAACTGTAATCTAAAATGTATTTATTGTCAAAATTTTGAGATCAGTCAGAATTATAAATCAGAGCGTTTGCATCAGGTAAGTCATGAAAGACTTTCAGAAATAATGCTTGAGCTGCAGGGGAAGGGCTGCCACAATATCGGACTTGTTTCTCCAACTCATTTTTCATCAACTATTCTAAAATCAATTTACCTTGCTGCTGAAAAAGGACTTAATCTCCCAATCATTTACAATACAAATGGATACGATTCTGTAGAAATACTTAAGCTTTATGATGGAGTAATTGATATTTATCTGCCCGATATAAAATACGGGAATAATGAATATGCAAAAAAATACTCACATGTTGATAATTATTTTAAGTACGCAAAGGAAGCAATCAAAGAAATGTTCAGACAGGTTGGTGATGAGCTTGTTTATAAAGATAATGTTCTTGTGCGCGGATTAATTATCAGACACCTTGTTCTGCCGAATGATCTTTCCGATACCGAAAAAGTATTTAAATTTATTGCAGAAGAACTTAGTCCAAATGTTCATATTTCTTTAATGTCACAATACTATCCAACCAACAAAGCTTATAAAGATATTTTATTAAACAGAATATTAAGATATTCAGAATATAAAAGAGCCTTGGAATTGCTTGACAAATACGGTTTGTGCAAGGGATGGATTCAGGAAATGGAAAGCCCTTCTAATTATCTTCCATATTTTAATCAGGATAGGGTAAATCCTTTTAATAATTGA
- a CDS encoding LytTR family DNA-binding domain-containing protein — MKAIIIEDEKLAAERLEELIHEIDPSIEISAVLTSVEQSIRYLKQNKPDLIFLDIQLEDGTSFSIFEKVTVDIPIIFTTAYDQFAINAFKLNSIDYLLKPIRKEELHNSLNKFKSIKTSYLMDYEEIIKNIQSREINFKKRFLIQYGQKIKKVEIEEVAYFFAMEKNVFLTTLSGSTYPVDFTLDKLQEIIDPERFFRINRKMIVALNAIKNMIPYSRSRIKIELNPQEPKDVEALVSVERSSAFKAWMDK; from the coding sequence ATGAAAGCAATAATAATCGAAGACGAAAAGCTTGCTGCTGAGAGATTAGAAGAGCTAATCCATGAAATTGATCCATCAATTGAAATTTCTGCAGTGCTTACTTCTGTTGAGCAATCGATCAGATATCTTAAACAGAACAAACCGGATTTAATTTTTCTTGATATTCAGCTGGAAGACGGCACAAGTTTTTCAATATTTGAAAAAGTAACTGTTGATATACCGATTATCTTCACTACTGCTTATGATCAGTTTGCTATCAATGCATTTAAACTAAACAGCATTGATTATCTGCTTAAGCCTATCAGAAAAGAGGAGCTGCATAATAGTCTGAATAAGTTCAAAAGTATCAAGACTTCTTACTTGATGGATTATGAAGAAATAATTAAGAATATTCAGAGCAGAGAAATCAACTTTAAAAAAAGATTTTTAATTCAATATGGACAAAAGATTAAGAAAGTAGAAATTGAAGAGGTTGCTTATTTCTTTGCAATGGAAAAAAATGTTTTTCTTACAACATTATCCGGCAGCACTTACCCTGTTGATTTTACTCTTGATAAACTTCAGGAGATAATAGACCCGGAAAGATTTTTTCGCATAAACAGAAAAATGATAGTAGCTCTTAATGCAATCAAAAATATGATTCCTTATTCACGTTCACGAATAAAAATAGAATTAAACCCTCAGGAACCAAAAGATGTTGAAGCCCTCGTAAGTGTTGAGAGATCTTCCGCATTCAAAGCGTGGATGGATAAGTAG
- a CDS encoding histidine kinase, whose product MKLNKHTILGILLLAFFVQLIIITYNYATGFIEVSGVLNFLTRLAFGTAFSFVYALILIFLDILLINKLDTIFKLPDKLIPRIPSELILTVFLGAVIGSISAIINEALIHYKDGLIKNLINNSLITAVINIIIVSVIEAISWFSRNRKSQLMAERLEKENSQIRFETLKNQLSPHFLFNSLNVLSSLIKRDTDKAQIFLDEFASVYRYTLDVIEKPVVELREELDFAKSFLFLQKIRFENAIDLEISVDVSMLKCLVPPLTVQTLIENAFKHNKASSDNPLKIKIYTDGDFLIIVNNLQPKINNADSKGIGLSNLNKRYELLSKIPPQYSVTEKEYIAKIPIIKPE is encoded by the coding sequence ATGAAATTGAATAAACATACTATCCTGGGCATTCTGCTGCTTGCATTTTTTGTACAGCTTATAATCATCACCTACAACTATGCTACAGGATTTATCGAAGTTTCTGGTGTGTTAAATTTTTTAACAAGACTTGCTTTTGGAACAGCATTCAGTTTTGTGTATGCTCTTATTCTGATATTTCTTGACATCCTTTTAATAAACAAACTTGATACAATATTTAAGCTACCCGACAAACTTATTCCGAGAATTCCTTCTGAACTAATTCTGACTGTTTTTTTAGGAGCTGTAATCGGTTCAATAAGTGCAATAATCAACGAAGCATTAATACATTACAAAGATGGATTGATTAAGAATTTAATTAATAATTCACTTATTACTGCTGTAATTAATATCATTATTGTAAGCGTTATAGAAGCAATTTCCTGGTTTAGCAGAAACCGAAAGTCACAGCTTATGGCAGAAAGACTTGAAAAAGAAAATTCGCAGATAAGATTTGAAACACTGAAAAATCAGTTAAGTCCACATTTCTTATTTAACAGTTTAAATGTTCTGTCATCACTTATAAAAAGAGACACAGATAAAGCACAGATTTTTCTGGATGAGTTTGCTTCGGTTTACCGGTACACACTTGATGTAATAGAAAAACCGGTTGTTGAATTAAGAGAGGAACTGGATTTCGCTAAATCATTCTTGTTTCTTCAGAAAATCAGATTTGAAAATGCAATTGATCTGGAAATAAGCGTAGATGTGTCTATGCTTAAGTGTTTGGTTCCTCCGCTTACTGTACAGACATTAATTGAGAATGCTTTTAAGCATAACAAAGCTTCCTCTGATAATCCGCTGAAAATAAAAATTTATACTGATGGAGACTTTTTAATTATTGTAAATAATCTACAGCCAAAGATCAACAATGCTGATTCTAAAGGTATAGGATTAAGTAATCTTAACAAACGATATGAATTACTTAGTAAAATTCCTCCGCAATATTCTGTTACTGAAAAAGAATACATTGCAAAAATTCCGATTATAAAACCGGAGTAA
- a CDS encoding outer membrane beta-barrel protein: MKKTILTIIILMIIWIPYNLSAQERWNLELRSGASFSTENFVDTDIKTGVGFEGTVAYRFMPHLAAYAGWGWNKFSADNSFAGTNIDFEETGYTFGFQFVHPISETGLFYLVRLGGIFNHIEVENSDGQIISDSGHGIGWQADAGIVIPIFDRLSLMPSVRYRSLYRDIEISNQITSVNLNYVSVGLGLALSF; this comes from the coding sequence ATGAAAAAGACAATTTTAACAATCATTATCCTTATGATAATATGGATACCTTATAACTTATCTGCACAAGAACGTTGGAACCTGGAATTGAGAAGCGGAGCTTCTTTCTCCACCGAAAATTTTGTGGATACGGACATTAAAACAGGGGTAGGATTTGAAGGTACTGTGGCTTATCGTTTTATGCCGCATCTTGCTGCTTATGCCGGATGGGGATGGAATAAATTTTCTGCTGATAATTCTTTTGCTGGCACCAATATAGATTTTGAAGAAACCGGTTACACTTTTGGTTTTCAATTTGTTCATCCAATAAGTGAAACAGGTTTGTTTTATTTGGTTAGGCTGGGTGGAATATTCAATCACATTGAAGTTGAAAATTCTGATGGGCAGATAATAAGTGATTCAGGGCATGGGATAGGATGGCAGGCTGATGCTGGAATTGTAATTCCAATCTTTGATAGATTAAGTTTGATGCCGAGCGTCAGATATCGTTCTTTATACAGAGATATTGAAATTTCAAATCAGATTACATCTGTTAACCTTAATTATGTTTCTGTTGGACTTGGCTTAGCTTTGTCTTTTTAA
- a CDS encoding TolC family protein, whose product MLRLLLMVIAGLQILNAQSMQDSLTVKNVIDLTINNYPLIQQAEEKINVAEAKIKEQQSSLYPVIDVNASYSRIGPVPVIAFGSEQFELFPADNYNINVSLFHTLYDFGKRDALIDFTKSLKQSEIDNVDLVKSALAFQTVQIFYSILLLEKSIAVKDTDIVNLNDHLLFTYKKVETGSATDFDVLTTKVRISNAENQKLDLQNLLDKQIVQLKKLTGIPYESDTKLKGNFSLNQFFVNKDSLLEIAFKQRPEIKLALDQENNTHLIKEIASLGNMPSLNVNFSYGLKNGYIPNLDVLRGNWAAGIGVSVPIFNGFRTSASLEEADANIKVSETHTLQIKNDITSEVQQAVEDLKTKLNKISTTKIQVSYAQESINRANVQYKNGVVTNLDLLDSENSFEQAQLQYLRAVYDAIISSYNLKKAVGDVIW is encoded by the coding sequence ATGCTAAGATTGTTATTGATGGTTATTGCTGGTCTTCAGATTCTAAATGCCCAAAGCATGCAGGATTCCTTAACAGTAAAAAATGTAATTGATTTAACAATAAATAATTATCCCTTAATTCAACAGGCAGAAGAAAAAATCAATGTTGCCGAAGCTAAGATAAAAGAACAGCAAAGCAGTCTTTATCCGGTTATAGATGTTAATGCCTCTTATTCACGCATTGGACCTGTGCCTGTAATAGCTTTTGGTTCAGAACAATTTGAGTTATTTCCAGCAGATAACTATAATATTAATGTTTCTCTGTTTCACACATTATATGATTTTGGGAAAAGAGATGCGCTGATCGATTTTACTAAATCGTTAAAGCAATCAGAAATTGATAATGTTGACCTTGTGAAATCGGCTCTTGCTTTTCAAACAGTTCAGATATTTTATTCAATTTTACTTTTAGAAAAGAGCATTGCAGTAAAGGATACTGATATCGTAAATCTTAATGATCATCTTTTGTTTACTTATAAGAAAGTTGAAACAGGAAGTGCAACAGATTTTGATGTCCTCACAACAAAAGTTAGAATATCAAACGCAGAGAATCAAAAACTTGATTTACAAAATCTGCTTGATAAACAAATTGTTCAATTAAAAAAATTAACCGGAATACCTTATGAATCGGATACAAAACTAAAGGGAAACTTTTCTTTGAATCAATTTTTTGTAAATAAAGATTCGTTGTTAGAAATTGCTTTTAAGCAGAGACCTGAAATTAAACTGGCACTTGATCAGGAAAACAATACTCATCTTATAAAAGAAATTGCAAGCCTTGGCAATATGCCATCTTTGAATGTTAATTTTTCTTATGGATTGAAGAATGGCTATATACCAAATCTTGATGTTTTAAGAGGTAATTGGGCGGCAGGAATTGGAGTGAGTGTTCCGATTTTTAATGGTTTCAGAACCTCTGCAAGTCTTGAAGAAGCAGATGCAAATATAAAAGTTTCTGAAACACATACTCTGCAAATTAAAAATGATATTACCTCCGAAGTTCAGCAGGCAGTAGAAGATCTTAAAACAAAGTTAAATAAAATCAGCACAACTAAAATTCAGGTCAGCTATGCTCAGGAATCTATCAATCGTGCAAATGTGCAGTATAAAAATGGAGTAGTAACAAACCTTGATCTGCTTGACTCTGAAAACTCATTTGAACAAGCACAGCTGCAGTATCTGCGGGCAGTTTATGATGCAATTATCAGCAGTTATAACTTAAAGAAAGCTGTCGGAGATGTTATCTGGTAA
- a CDS encoding DHA2 family efflux MFS transporter permease subunit, with translation MGNNTKNGFSTKLSALDQHPSYKWFVLANVMIGTFMAVLDTTIVNVALPKMMAAFGISVDKVEWVITGYLLIFAVVLPSSGWVADHLGYKKTYFLGIFLFTLGSLLCSLSTDENMLIIFRILQGSGAGFIMPVGMAIVTREFPPEKRGMALGFWGIASAASVSLGPMLGGYLIDAFSWQTIFDINVPVGIVGLVATLIIQREYKTEQTRDFDIVGFISMTLFLVFLLLALSDGNAAWNTGGWTSNFILSCFAISFAAFIIFITAELTVKHPIVELRLLMNRNFGLANLMMFIFGLGFFGITFLVPLYLQNSLGYTALQAGFVFFPVGIIQGITSPIIGKLADKMNPKILIFIGTIMTFISTYLYKDLSIYTEYNDIMIPLIIRGFGLGFMFIPLNTMAINNVPRAKMAQATGLFNTIRQIGGSFGVAILGSWLTRRVIFHTALFGESVNQNSLVFKQTVTNVNHFVQQSTGSTGAEMMSRSKALIVQHISNQAFVQGIADDFLAAAFITVLIIIPLLFLRYKKSGNRERVDILE, from the coding sequence ATGGGAAACAATACCAAAAACGGTTTTAGTACTAAACTTTCTGCGCTGGATCAGCATCCATCCTATAAATGGTTTGTGCTTGCCAATGTAATGATCGGTACTTTTATGGCAGTGCTTGATACAACTATTGTTAATGTTGCTCTGCCAAAAATGATGGCAGCATTCGGAATCAGTGTAGATAAAGTTGAATGGGTGATAACAGGTTACTTATTAATTTTTGCTGTTGTGCTTCCTTCTTCTGGTTGGGTTGCAGATCATTTGGGATACAAGAAAACTTATTTCCTCGGAATATTTTTATTTACGCTCGGCTCTTTGTTGTGCAGCCTTTCTACTGATGAAAACATGTTGATTATATTCCGTATCCTTCAGGGTTCCGGTGCCGGATTTATTATGCCGGTAGGGATGGCAATTGTAACGAGAGAATTCCCTCCTGAAAAAAGAGGTATGGCTTTGGGTTTCTGGGGAATTGCGTCAGCGGCTTCTGTATCGCTTGGACCTATGCTTGGTGGTTACCTGATAGATGCTTTCAGCTGGCAGACTATTTTTGATATCAATGTACCGGTTGGTATTGTTGGCTTAGTTGCAACTTTGATTATTCAACGCGAATACAAAACCGAACAAACCCGCGATTTTGATATTGTTGGGTTTATATCAATGACGTTGTTTCTTGTTTTTCTTTTACTTGCTTTATCAGATGGTAATGCAGCCTGGAATACCGGCGGCTGGACTTCCAATTTTATATTAAGTTGTTTTGCTATTTCTTTTGCAGCATTTATAATTTTTATTACTGCCGAGCTAACAGTAAAACATCCGATTGTTGAGCTAAGACTTTTGATGAACAGAAATTTTGGATTAGCTAATTTGATGATGTTTATATTCGGACTTGGTTTTTTCGGAATCACCTTTCTTGTACCGTTGTATCTACAAAACTCTCTCGGTTATACTGCTCTTCAGGCTGGATTTGTGTTTTTTCCGGTTGGAATAATTCAGGGAATTACTTCTCCAATAATCGGAAAGCTTGCTGATAAAATGAATCCGAAGATTTTGATATTTATTGGAACCATTATGACCTTTATCAGTACATACTTGTATAAAGATCTTTCAATATACACCGAATACAACGATATAATGATCCCGCTTATTATCAGGGGATTTGGACTTGGGTTTATGTTCATCCCGCTTAATACAATGGCAATTAATAATGTTCCCAGAGCTAAAATGGCTCAGGCAACCGGTTTGTTTAACACAATTAGACAGATAGGAGGCAGCTTTGGGGTTGCAATTCTTGGTTCCTGGCTTACAAGAAGAGTAATTTTTCACACCGCATTATTTGGTGAATCTGTTAATCAAAATTCACTTGTATTTAAGCAGACAGTTACTAATGTAAATCATTTTGTTCAACAGAGCACAGGAAGCACCGGAGCTGAAATGATGTCAAGATCAAAAGCACTAATTGTGCAACACATTTCTAATCAGGCATTTGTTCAGGGAATTGCAGATGATTTTCTTGCCGCTGCGTTTATTACTGTATTGATAATTATTCCTTTATTGTTTCTTCGTTATAAAAAATCAGGGAATAGAGAAAGAGTTGATATTTTAGAATAG
- a CDS encoding HlyD family secretion protein, which produces MANKVNEKISSNDESNSADIKNSNADQSHGFYTKKRFIIPFIVIAIAAVFAWRWYQAQLGFVSTDDAFIDANKLTVSSKILGRITSLNYDEGDTVKIGDIFATLDSADLYAKKNEAEALLSTSRENINLEKVNLAKAQEDFNRAESQFKSNIISKEKFDNAFHSLEQAKAKYELAKSNLKSAAARLNVIKTQLTNTVVSSSLNGVIGKRWVLQGDVVQPGQPIYTVFDVNNIWVTADLEETKLASIENGNTVQITVDTYPDQKFAGKVYLMGSNTASQFSLIPPANASGNFTKITQRVPIRISIYPVDENGNMVQDKKIRLLPGMSVEIKIKLKN; this is translated from the coding sequence ATGGCAAATAAAGTTAATGAAAAGATAAGCTCTAATGATGAAAGCAACAGTGCTGATATTAAAAACAGCAATGCAGATCAGTCTCACGGTTTTTACACAAAGAAAAGATTTATTATACCATTCATAGTAATTGCAATTGCGGCAGTATTTGCCTGGAGATGGTATCAGGCTCAGCTTGGGTTTGTATCAACTGATGATGCATTTATTGATGCTAATAAATTAACTGTAAGCTCAAAAATACTTGGCAGAATTACTTCTTTAAATTACGATGAAGGTGATACTGTTAAAATCGGGGATATCTTTGCAACTCTTGATTCAGCCGATCTTTATGCTAAGAAAAATGAGGCTGAAGCTCTTCTTTCTACTTCAAGAGAAAATATAAATCTTGAGAAGGTAAATCTTGCTAAAGCTCAGGAAGATTTTAACAGAGCCGAATCCCAATTCAAAAGTAATATTATATCAAAAGAAAAGTTTGATAATGCATTTCATTCTTTAGAACAGGCAAAGGCAAAATATGAGCTTGCCAAGTCCAATCTAAAATCTGCTGCTGCCAGATTGAATGTAATAAAGACACAACTAACTAACACTGTGGTATCTTCATCATTAAATGGAGTAATTGGCAAACGATGGGTGCTGCAGGGAGATGTTGTACAACCTGGTCAGCCAATCTACACTGTGTTTGATGTAAATAATATTTGGGTAACTGCTGATCTTGAAGAAACAAAACTTGCTTCTATAGAAAATGGCAATACAGTTCAGATAACTGTAGATACTTATCCCGACCAAAAATTTGCCGGTAAAGTTTATTTAATGGGATCGAACACTGCATCACAATTTTCTTTAATTCCTCCGGCAAATGCATCTGGTAATTTTACAAAAATCACTCAAAGAGTTCCGATCAGAATTTCAATTTATCCGGTTGATGAAAATGGTAATATGGTTCAAGATAAAAAGATAAGACTGCTGCCGGGAATGTCAGTTGAGATAAAAATTAAGCTGAAAAATTAA
- a CDS encoding TetR/AcrR family transcriptional regulator — translation MNKTKEKEQAILKAARERFAQFGFNKATMDEIASDVELGKASLYYYFPAKEDLFRAVIQHEQDEFVKAIEKTIKQNTAASKKIALYVEKRLEFFEELLNLRMLNVHSFTNTKSIYKSLFENFHYQELKLIDSIIKEGKSKGEFKKALPSDVSELILHILQGLRFRVLRQLKGRSDDKIFVKQLKKESGLFIKVFLEGIKA, via the coding sequence ATGAACAAAACAAAAGAGAAAGAGCAGGCTATCCTTAAAGCAGCAAGAGAGCGCTTTGCACAATTTGGATTTAACAAAGCAACAATGGATGAAATTGCCTCAGATGTTGAGTTAGGCAAAGCATCCCTTTATTACTACTTCCCTGCAAAAGAAGATCTGTTCCGGGCAGTGATTCAGCACGAACAGGATGAATTTGTTAAGGCAATTGAAAAAACTATTAAACAAAATACCGCTGCCTCTAAAAAAATTGCCCTTTATGTCGAAAAAAGATTAGAGTTCTTTGAAGAGTTATTAAACCTAAGAATGTTAAATGTTCATTCATTTACAAATACCAAATCAATTTATAAATCTTTGTTTGAAAATTTTCACTATCAGGAACTGAAGCTTATTGATAGTATAATTAAAGAAGGTAAAAGTAAAGGTGAATTTAAAAAAGCACTCCCTTCCGATGTATCGGAATTAATTCTGCATATACTTCAGGGATTAAGGTTCAGAGTTCTGCGTCAACTGAAAGGCAGAAGTGATGATAAAATTTTCGTTAAACAGTTAAAAAAGGAATCAGGTTTGTTCATAAAAGTTTTTTTAGAAGGTATTAAAGCATAA